One Paraburkholderia phytofirmans OLGA172 genomic window carries:
- a CDS encoding hybrid sensor histidine kinase/response regulator — translation MTEEVSPQPAAYVLVVDDDEGILRLARKSLERAGCRVAICAGVEAARERLAAGAPDLLVLDYQLSGPETGLDFFRRLRAEGVRIPAILVTGFTDESRVIEALRAGVSDVVPKSGDYLDYLPEAVDRVLSQVRLQKASDEALLLRDREQHYRTLSEALPHLVLTCNAAGDCDFLSKQWFDYTGLAESSSYGLAWLAAVHPDDREEIRRTWLKAVTSGAADYRHELRIRRHDGEYRWFDVRAVAMRDPEGNVSKWFGSCTDIHPQRAAIEERERLLASEQAARQTAEEANRAKDRFLAMLSHELRTPLTPVLAGASVLEMIPDLPDQARASVRMIRRNVELEARLIDDLLDLTRVANGKLRLSLETVDVHEVMDSVLELFRSEIQVKQQDVHVHKNAQHHYVLADRARLQQMLWNLIRNAAKFTPDGGHIYVRTHDERMHVQISVEDTGIGIEPGQIGKLFNAFEQGNQNMTRQFGGLGLGLAITKALTDVHGGTVIAQSPGAHCGATFTITLPTAAAPAESTPVAAPDEVRPPGLLTILLIEDHVDTAEVMAQLIRSLGHEVTTVGRVDEALAATESQTFDLVISDVGLPDGTGLDFIKAFREHSDAPAVALTGFGTDEDVRRCLSAGFTSHLTKPVNFGQLETMIESALSQKAEKDA, via the coding sequence ATGACCGAAGAAGTGTCCCCGCAGCCTGCCGCTTATGTGCTGGTCGTCGACGACGACGAAGGCATCTTGCGGCTTGCGCGCAAGTCGCTCGAGCGCGCCGGCTGCCGGGTTGCAATCTGCGCCGGTGTCGAAGCCGCCCGCGAGCGGCTCGCTGCGGGCGCGCCCGATCTGCTCGTGCTCGACTACCAGCTCAGCGGGCCGGAGACCGGCCTCGACTTCTTTCGCCGCTTGCGGGCGGAAGGCGTGCGGATTCCCGCCATCCTCGTGACCGGTTTCACCGACGAATCCCGCGTAATCGAAGCGTTGCGCGCGGGCGTATCCGATGTGGTGCCGAAATCCGGCGACTACCTTGATTACCTGCCCGAAGCGGTGGACCGGGTGCTGTCCCAGGTGCGTTTGCAGAAAGCCTCGGACGAAGCCTTGTTGCTGCGCGATCGCGAACAGCATTACCGCACCTTGTCAGAGGCGTTGCCGCACCTCGTGCTGACCTGCAACGCCGCGGGAGATTGCGATTTCCTGTCGAAGCAGTGGTTCGACTACACGGGGTTGGCGGAAAGCAGTTCGTACGGTCTTGCGTGGCTCGCCGCGGTCCATCCCGACGATCGTGAAGAGATTCGCCGCACCTGGCTCAAGGCGGTGACGAGCGGCGCCGCCGATTATCGGCACGAACTGCGGATTCGCCGCCACGACGGCGAATATCGCTGGTTCGACGTCCGCGCGGTCGCCATGCGCGATCCCGAGGGCAATGTCAGCAAATGGTTCGGCAGTTGCACGGATATTCATCCCCAGCGCGCGGCGATCGAGGAGCGCGAGCGGCTGCTCGCCTCGGAGCAGGCCGCCCGCCAGACCGCTGAAGAAGCCAATCGTGCGAAAGACCGCTTCCTCGCCATGCTGTCGCACGAATTGCGCACGCCGCTCACGCCTGTACTGGCGGGCGCCAGCGTTCTGGAGATGATCCCGGATCTGCCCGATCAGGCACGCGCGAGCGTGCGCATGATCCGTCGCAACGTCGAACTCGAAGCGCGCTTGATCGACGATCTCCTCGATCTCACGCGCGTGGCGAACGGCAAGCTGCGTTTGTCGCTCGAAACCGTCGACGTGCATGAGGTGATGGACAGCGTGCTCGAACTCTTTCGCAGCGAGATCCAGGTCAAGCAGCAGGACGTGCATGTCCACAAGAACGCGCAACACCATTACGTGCTCGCCGACCGCGCACGGCTGCAACAGATGCTGTGGAACCTGATACGCAACGCCGCCAAGTTCACGCCGGACGGCGGCCATATCTACGTGCGCACGCATGATGAACGCATGCACGTGCAGATCTCGGTCGAGGATACGGGCATCGGCATCGAGCCCGGGCAGATCGGCAAACTGTTCAACGCGTTCGAGCAGGGCAACCAGAACATGACGCGGCAATTCGGCGGCTTGGGCCTGGGTCTCGCGATCACCAAGGCACTGACCGATGTGCACGGCGGCACGGTGATCGCACAGAGCCCGGGCGCGCACTGCGGCGCGACTTTCACGATCACGCTGCCGACCGCCGCCGCGCCTGCGGAATCGACGCCCGTTGCAGCGCCTGATGAGGTGCGTCCGCCCGGCCTGTTGACCATTTTGCTGATCGAAGACCATGTGGATACCGCCGAGGTGATGGCGCAGCTGATTCGCAGCCTCGGGCACGAGGTGACCACGGTAGGCCGTGTGGACGAGGCATTGGCCGCCACCGAGTCGCAGACCTTCGATCTGGTGATTAGCGATGTGGGCTTGCCCGATGGCACCGGCCTTGATTTCATCAAAGCGTTTCGCGAGCATTCGGATGCGCCGGCGGTTGCGTTGACCGGTTTCGGTACTGACGAAGATGTGCGGCGTTGCC
- a CDS encoding response regulator, whose translation MSHGETVSIVLIEDDDGHATLVERNLRRAGISNGFVRFRDGQQALDYFFGPVPADAAASPYPPREDLTNFVVLLDLKMPRVDGFEVLRRLKDSPQTAAVPVIVLTTTDDPREIARCYELGCNVYITKPVEYDAFIEAVRRLGFFLQVVKLPPGHRLAPP comes from the coding sequence ATGAGTCACGGGGAAACGGTCAGTATCGTGCTGATCGAAGACGACGACGGCCACGCGACGCTGGTCGAGCGCAATCTGCGCCGTGCCGGCATTTCGAACGGTTTCGTACGCTTTCGAGATGGCCAGCAGGCGCTCGATTACTTCTTCGGGCCGGTGCCGGCGGACGCGGCGGCCAGCCCTTACCCGCCTCGTGAAGATCTGACGAATTTCGTCGTGCTGCTCGATCTGAAAATGCCGCGCGTGGATGGTTTCGAGGTATTGCGGCGTTTGAAGGATTCGCCGCAGACAGCCGCGGTGCCCGTGATCGTGCTGACCACGACCGACGATCCGCGCGAAATCGCACGTTGTTACGAACTCGGCTGCAACGTCTATATCACCAAGCCGGTCGAATACGACGCGTTCATCGAAGCCGTGCGCCGTCTCGGCTTCTTCCTGCAGGTGGTCAAGCTGCCGCCGGGCCACCGGCTGGCCCCGCCGTGA
- a CDS encoding sensor histidine kinase, translated as MKLFTKGLLLIAVPSAVELALLGVVFDTQEQTAQAAQWVSNSKQILYQSSAMVDPLLRQAARVRTGMVVGDPLFIDRHTVWVDLGDRLSNLEALVADTPQQVGRVRKMQQAIEAYRAQAARISQALHAGRNLNSFAAQDTGALPQQIALFRDQLAEFGSEASRLDAERGAALARRHERQQYALIAAVLGSMLIWAVTAVVFARSIGQRLEVLTGNAERLGRGRELAAPLSGSDEIAALDAVLHQTGARLREADGEQAMLKARLEARARELAGVNEELRQETQDNEMFIYSVSHDLRSPLVNLQGFSKELQVSCDELGSIVEAARLPEAEHRRMVHILDGDVRESLQYLRAAVTQAAAIIDALLRISRAGRREYQWQRVSVGRVVSRVVDALQGAIRQRAAVVTVRELPPAWGDPGAIEQIFSNLVGNALNYLDPARNGRIEIGVLAPEPEPVDETEPRALRTRTYYVRDNGLGIPAAYMSKVFRAFQRLHGDVANGDGIGLAVVRRMVERHGGRVWVESAEGAGSTFFVVLPEQPARH; from the coding sequence ATGAAACTATTCACCAAGGGTCTGCTGCTGATTGCAGTGCCGAGCGCGGTCGAGCTGGCGCTTCTGGGCGTCGTCTTCGATACCCAGGAGCAAACGGCGCAGGCCGCGCAGTGGGTCAGCAACAGCAAGCAGATCCTTTACCAGTCGTCGGCCATGGTCGATCCGCTGCTGCGTCAGGCCGCACGGGTCCGTACGGGTATGGTCGTCGGCGATCCGTTGTTTATCGACCGCCACACGGTATGGGTCGACCTCGGCGACCGGCTTTCGAACCTCGAAGCGCTGGTGGCCGATACGCCGCAACAGGTCGGGCGCGTGCGCAAGATGCAACAGGCGATCGAGGCGTATCGCGCGCAGGCTGCCAGGATCTCGCAGGCGCTGCACGCAGGACGCAACCTGAATTCGTTTGCCGCCCAGGATACGGGCGCGCTCCCTCAGCAGATCGCGCTGTTCCGCGATCAGCTCGCTGAATTTGGTAGCGAGGCCTCGCGGCTCGACGCCGAGCGCGGCGCGGCTCTGGCGCGGCGCCACGAACGCCAGCAATATGCGCTGATCGCCGCGGTGTTGGGGTCGATGCTGATCTGGGCGGTCACCGCCGTGGTGTTTGCGCGCAGCATCGGCCAGCGTCTGGAAGTGTTGACGGGCAACGCCGAACGTCTGGGCCGCGGGCGGGAGCTCGCAGCGCCGCTGTCCGGCAGCGACGAAATTGCCGCGCTCGACGCGGTGCTGCATCAGACGGGCGCGCGCCTGCGCGAGGCCGACGGCGAACAGGCCATGCTGAAAGCGCGGCTCGAAGCGCGCGCGCGGGAACTGGCGGGCGTCAACGAAGAACTGCGCCAGGAGACGCAAGACAATGAAATGTTCATCTATAGCGTGTCGCACGATCTGCGCTCGCCGCTGGTGAATCTGCAAGGCTTTTCGAAAGAATTGCAGGTGTCATGCGACGAACTGGGCAGCATCGTCGAGGCGGCGAGACTGCCGGAGGCGGAGCATCGGCGCATGGTGCATATCCTCGACGGCGACGTGCGCGAGTCTCTGCAATATCTACGCGCAGCGGTGACGCAGGCGGCGGCGATCATCGACGCGCTATTGCGGATTTCGCGCGCCGGCCGGCGCGAATACCAGTGGCAGCGGGTGAGTGTCGGACGGGTGGTGAGCCGCGTGGTCGACGCGCTGCAAGGCGCGATCAGGCAGCGTGCGGCGGTGGTCACCGTGCGCGAGTTGCCGCCCGCATGGGGCGACCCGGGCGCGATCGAGCAGATTTTCAGCAACCTGGTCGGTAACGCGCTCAATTATCTCGATCCGGCGCGCAATGGGCGCATCGAGATCGGCGTGCTGGCGCCGGAGCCGGAACCAGTCGACGAGACGGAGCCGCGCGCGTTGCGCACGCGCACTTATTATGTGCGCGACAACGGCCTCGGGATTCCAGCGGCGTATATGTCGAAGGTGTTCCGCGCGTTTCAGCGTTTGCACGGCGACGTCGCGAACGGCGACGGCATCGGCCTCGCGGTGGTGCGCCGTATGGTCGAACGGCATGGCGGCCGCGTTTGGGTCGAGTCGGCGGAAGGCGCGGGCTCGACCTTTTTCGTCGTGTTGCCGGAACAGCCGGCGCGTCATTGA